Proteins co-encoded in one Conger conger chromosome 4, fConCon1.1, whole genome shotgun sequence genomic window:
- the LOC133127647 gene encoding annexin A13-like produces the protein MGNVQPTIVPYPDFDVVADIKAIRKACKGWGTDEQAIIDILANRSSAQRLEIKQAYFEKYDDELEEVLKKELSGNFEKAIIAMLDPPNVYAVKELRKAMKGAGTDEDVLVEILCSASNWEILTFKETYFQVHERDLEEDIEGDTSGDVKSLLMSLLQGIRDETYEVDEALAEQDAAALFEAGEGRFGTDECTFSYILSHRNYLQLQATFKIYESLSGTEILDAIDSETSGTLKDCYITLVRCAKNPQLYFARRLNAAMAGAGTDEDTLIRIIVCRSEVDLETIKDLYLEKYDVSLKDDLRSECGGDFKRLLLEILH, from the exons ATGGGAAACGTCCAA ccAACAATCGTGCCTTACCCAGACTTTGATGTCGTGGCGGACATTAAAGCAATCCGCAAAGCGTGCAAAGGGTGGG GGACTGATGAACAAGCCATTATCGACATTTTAGCAAATCGCTCATCGGCCCAACGCTTGGAAATAAAACAAGCTTATTTTGAAAAGTATGACGAT gagctggaggaggttCTGAAGAAAGAACTGTCGGGGAACTTTGAGAAGGCCATCATCGCCATGCTCGATCCTCCTAATGTCTACGCTGTCAAGGAACTGAGGAAGGCCATGAAGGGGGCAGGCACTGACGAGGACGTGCTGGTGGAGATTCTGTGCTCAGCCAGCAATTGG GAGATTCTGACCTTTAAAGAAACTTACTTCCAAG tgcatgagCGTGACCTGGAAGAGGACATTGAGGGGGACACCAGTGGCGATGTGAAGAGCCTGCTTATGTCCCTCCTGCAG GGCATAAGAGATGAGACATACGAGGTAGATGAAGCCCTGGCTGAACAAGACGCTGCTGCTCTGTTCGAG GCTGGGGAAGGCCGCTTTGGTACAGATGAATGCACCTTCAGCTACATCCTGTCACACAGAAACTATCTACAGCTGCAGGCCACCTTCAAGATCTATGAATCG CTCTCTGGAACTGAAATCTTGGATGCCATTGACAGTGAGACTTCTGGAACACTGAAAGACTGCTACATTACTCTTG TGAGGTGCGCCAAGAACCCCCAGCTCTATTTTGCCCGACGGTTGAACGCAGCCATGGCGGGAGCGGGCACAGATGAGGACACCCTCATCCGAATCATTGTGTGTCGCTCCGAG GTTGATCTAGAGACCATCAAGGACTTGTACCTGGAGAAGTATGACGTGTCCCTGAAGGACGACCTGAGGTCTGAGTGCGGCGGTGACTTCAAGCGGCTGTTGTTGGAGATCCTTCACTGA
- the LOC133127301 gene encoding coiled-coil domain-containing protein 106-like produces MSSSLWLEEPARFCPSVEIDSSSCMRKKARVSSRGWMKQENDQEAVQWETMTSGTTSDVEQDNTLSSAVSTLSPAEGLPPSVMLTITKLQCLLESKQERISFLERQVEDLQQDRKFLRSQIENLTSVRSPAGATASTAEDSKQGKLLYSDPKPRKRSRVELSCSSFSSESGSEQSACTLTSGTSSDMKRKRHHRERRRGKKGKDYSRKRATGVQYVIHRYKQVLSAFNKKKSMSGAFRHYGIDRNTIANTAPIAELYLAAKDNLHLVGLFHPREETLVKYAQKCAFLIESDEGLSRKIEQMKATGELLPITAKKSKNHSLLSGLQGDSCGIMDNVG; encoded by the exons ATGTCATCATCTCTCTGGTTGGAGGAGCCGGCACGATTTTGCCCCAGCGTTGAGATTGACTCCAGCTCTTGCATGAGGAAGAAGGCAAGAGTGAGTTCACGGGGCTGGATGAAGCAGGAGAATGACCAGGAAGCGGTTCAGTGGGAAACCATGACCTCTGGGACAACCAGCGATGTGGAGCAGGACAACACACTGAGCAGCGCAGTGTCCA CGCTGTCCCCGGCTGAAGGGCTGCCCCCCAGCGTGATGCTGACCATCACCAAGCTGCAGTGCCTGCTGGAGAGCAAGCAGGAGCGCATCAGCTTCCTGGAGCGGCAGGTGGAGGACCTGCAGCAGGACCGCAAGTTCCTGCGCTCCCAGATCGAAAACCTCACCAGCGTCCGCTCACCGGCCGGTGCCACTGCCTCCACCGCTGAAG ATTCGAAACAAGGGAAGCTGCTGTATTCCGACCCCAAGCCCAGAAAGAGGTCAAGGGTGGAGTTGTCCTGTTCCTCCTTCAGCAGCGAGAGCGGCTCGGAGCAGTCCGCCTGCACGCTGACCTCAGGGACCTCCAGCGACATGAAGCGAAAGAGACATCACagggaaaggaggagagggaagaaaGGAAAAGACTACAGCCGGAAGAGAG CCACCGGGGTGCAGTACGTCATCCACCGCTACAAACAGGTACTCTCCGCTTTCAACAAGAAGAAGAGCATGAGCGGGGCCTTCCGACACTACGGCATCGATCGGAACACCATCGCCAACACAGCCCCCATTGCCGAGCTCTACCTGGCTGCCAAGGACAACCTTCACCTGGTGGGACTGTTCCACCCCCGCGAGGAGACGTTAGTCAAGTACGCGCAGAAGTGCGCCTTTCTCATCGAGAGCGACGAGGGCCTGTCCAGGAAGATTGAGCAGATGAAGGCCACTGGGGAGCTCCTGCCAATAACGGCCAAGAAGTCAAAAAACCACTCCCTTCTCAGTGGCCTGCAGGGCGACTCCTGTGGCATTATGGATAACGTAGGGTGA